The DNA segment CTTCCTCTGCGGGGTCATCGTCAACAAGCACTCGCTGCTGATGCTGGAGGAGTGGAAACGTCCCGAGGGTGGGAGGACCAAGGACCCCTTGCTGCTCCGCTACATGTTCCTCTCAGTGGTCCAAAGGGCCGCCATTGCCCCCCTTGTCTGGGTCATcgtcaccctgctggacggcaagTGTGTCGTCTGTGCCTTCAGCACCTCCCTGGACCCTGGCCGCTTTGTGGACGTGAACGCCTCGCCCGGCGTAGACCTGCTCACCGTCCTGTCCAAGGTTCCCTGCAAGGACCTCCCAGCCGACCTCCTGCACCACAACCTCACCTTCCCCAAGAAGGCCGTGATAAGGTACCTGCGCTCCGTCTCCCAGGTAACGCCCACCCCCCACGCTCCCCCTTTATtcccactgcactttaggaaggatgtcaaggccttagagagggtgcagaaattatttactggaatggtcccagggatgagggacttcagttacatgggtagactggagaagctgggattgttctcctgagagcagagaaggttaaggggagatttgatcgaggtgttcaaaatcatgaagggttttgacagagtaaataaggtgaaactgtttccagtggcaggagggtcggtaaccagaggacacagatttaaggtaattggcaaaagaaccagaggggaaatgaggagaattttttttacgcagcgagttgttctgatctggaattcactgcctgaagggcagtggaagcagattcaataataactttcaaaagggaattagataaatacttgaagggaaaaaatttgcagggctgtggggaaagagcaggggagtgggactaattggatagctctttcaaagagccgacacaggcacgatgggccgaatggcctccttctgtgctgtatggttctacgATACTCTTTGCCCCTTCCCCCACTGACTGCTGCTGGGCTCTGGGCTCCAACGGGCACCTGGTGACCATTCATGCCCTGGGTGAGCCCAGGCAGTGAGTGTGAACGGCCCATTCAACCAGAGACCCGTCCTGACTCCAACCAGCGTGCCCacactgggtagtgatcaggagcagcgaCCCTGGCGGatgttccccaccccctccccagcacAGGCTTGGGggaactgaggccaattttagcaccTCGACCACCCGCCCCGGCCGgggtcagccgtggttcagtgtccgcactctcacctctgagtcaggaggtcgtgggttcaagtctccactccagagacttgatccccataatccaggccgacactcccagtgcagtactgagggagcgctgcactgttggagggtcagtactgagggaacgctgcactgtcggagggtcagtactgagggagcgctgcactgtcggagggtcagtactgagggagtgctgcactgtcggagggtcagtactgagggagcgctgcactgtcggagggtcagtactgagggagtgctgcactgtcggagggtcagtactgagggagcgctgcactgtcagagggtcagtactgagggagcgctgcactgtcagagggtcagtactgagggagcgctgcactgtcggagggtcagtactgagggagtgctgcactgtcagagggtcagtactgagggagcgctgcactgtcggaggggcagtactgagggagtgctgcactgtcggagggtcagtactgagggagtgctgcactgtcagagggtcagtactgagggagtgctgcactgtcggatggtcagtactgagggagtgctgcactgtcggatggtcagtactgagggagtgctgcactgtcggaggggcagtactgagggagcgctgcactgttggatggtcagtactgagggagtgctgcactgtcggagggtcagtactgagggatcgccgcactgtcggagggtcagtactgagggagtgctgtactgttggagggtcagtactgagggagtgctgcactgtcggagggtcagtactgagggagtgctgcactgtcggagggtcagtactgagggagcgctgcactgttggaggtgctgtctttcaattgagacgttaaaccgaggccccgtctgccctctcagatggacataaaagatcccaccgccactattagaaaagcaggggagttctccctgatgtcttggggccaatatttattctcaaccaacgtcactaaaacagattatctggtcattatcacattgctgtttgtgggatcttgctgtgcgcaaattggctgctgcgtttcctacattacaacagtgaccacacttcaaaaatacttcactggctgtaaagtcctttgggatgtcctgaggttgtgaaaggtgatatagaaatgcaggttctttcttttcaCCTGGCCCAAAAGACACATCCGTTTCCCCACTCCGGCCCACGGTTAAAATAGCAATCggggcccgatgacatcatcggaccttaatatgcatatttaaagaaggaccccattgGTTTTAGCCagctgtccttgctgcctgctcagacgCGCTGGGTATAATTGTCATGGAATGAATGTTCTTacagtgggaacagagtgaggcgTCGGTCAGTAATTCTCAACCTTGATTTTAACAACCCGCTCGGGTTCCGCTGGATGCGGGGGGTTAAAATACCCCCCACCGTTTCAATCGCAGGAAATGCTTCTTGTCATGaggccctgatctctctctcagtgtaGGAGGATGGGTAAAAAAAGGGAATTCACTTCTCCCCATCCAAATATACCAGCAATTCATTCCCCGTCCATTTTATCACattccaacactcccagggcaggtacagggttagatacagggtaaagctccctctgcactgtcccatcaaacactcccagggcaggtacagcacgggttagatacagagtaaagctccctctacactgtcccatcaaacactcccagggcaggtacagcacaggttagatacagagtaaagctccctctacactgtcccatcaaacactcccagggcaggtacagggttagatacagagtaaagctccctctacactgccccatcaaacactcccagggcaggtacagcacgggttagatacagagtaaagctccctctacactgtcccatcaaacactcccagggcaggtacagcacgggttagatacagagtaaagctccctctacactgtcccatcaaacactcccagggcaggtacagcacgggttagatacagagtaaagctccctctacactgtcccatcaaacactcccagggcaggtacagggttagatacagggtaaagctccctctgcactgtcccatcaaacactcccagggcaggtacagcacgggttagacacagagtaaagctccctctacactgtcccatcaaacactcccagggcaggtacagcacaggttagatacagagtaaagctccctctacactgtcccatcaaacactcccagggcaggtacagggttagatacagagtaaagctccctctacactgtcccatcaaacactcccagggcaggtacagggttagatacagagtaaagctccctctacactgtcccatccaacaaTTTGGGTCTAAGTTCTCTGGATTTAGATAAGTTTGTGTGtccctgtggggagagagtgtgactgCACATAAGTCAGAGGCTCTCCCTGGTTGGATctctcagtagtttggtttgggGAAGGGGCAGTGTCCGCCTAGCTCAGCACCGAGTCCCTATTAGAGAAAGGAGATCTTCAGCCTCTCTGTCCGGTCTGGGTGTAAACCCAAATCGAAGGGGTGAAAGGTCATTGTCTGACCCTCTGAACTACCCAGCTTTAGGCTGTTAAATGTCGGGTGAGAGCTGGAGTGATGTCGGAGGGCTGAGCACGGCAGCTCGTTAACCATGAGCTGTCTTACAGCGGCAACGTGCTGTTAATGGAATATTGTGGGAGGTTTTCTGGTCTCGTGACGTGGACACTCCGTGTGGTAAAAGCTCTAAGTGTGAATTTCATTTCCACAGGTTATTTTTGATGTGAGGTGTAACCTGTCTGACAGCTAATCCATCCCTCTCTAACCAACACCTTTCTTGTCTCTTTGTTTTATTATTCCGACTGTGAagattcctctctcattcctcctcaaCTCCAAATCCTACCGtccaacacactctccctcctccctgcatcctccaTGTTGAAATCCAGACCCAGCACTCCATCTCCTACTctgactcattctttcccaggacctcaaacctgtggagctcctctcctccctcagtctcccctccctcagtgtccccTCCCTCAGAGTCCCCTCCTTCAGTCTCCCCTCcttcagtctccccctccctcagtgtctcctccttcagtctccccctccctcagtctcccctccctcagtgtcccctccctcagtgtccccTCCCTCAGAGTCCCCTCcttcagtctcccctccctcagtgtccccTCCCTCAGAGTCCCCTCCTTCAGTCTCCCCTCCTTCAGTCTCCCCTCCTTCAGTCTCCCCTCcttcagtctccccctccctcagtgtcccctccttcagtctccccctccctcagtctcccctccctcagtctcccctccctcagtctcccctccctcagtgtccccttcctcagtctccccctccctcagtgtacCCTCCTTCAgtctcctctccctcagtctcccctccctcagtctcccctccctcagtctcccctccctcagtgtcccctccctcagtgtcccctccctcagtctcccctccctcagtctccccctccttcagtctcccctccctcagtgtcccctccctcagtgtcccctccctcagtgtccccTTCCTCAGTCACCCCTCcttcagtctcccctccctcagtctccccttctctcattctcctctctctcaatctccccttcctcagtctccccttcctcagtctccccttcctcaatctcctctccctctgtccccctccctcagtctcccctccctcagtctcccctccctcagtctcctctccctcagtctcctctccctcagaccccctccctcagtctcccctccctcagtctcccctccctcagtctcccctctctcagaccccctccctcagtctcccctcacttAGTCTCCACTCCCTCAGCCTTccctccctcagcctcccctccctcagtcttcctggAATCCTCCAATCCATAGCCTTATAAAGGCCAAAATGAAGTCACTCATCCATTGACCTATCCTGCCCTTTTCACCCTTGATGAAAACCTGCAATAAAACCAGGGCCCATCAGGCAACTCAGAATGGGACaaaggcagaaccttaaaattagagccaggccgttcaggggtgatttcaggaagcacttcttcacacaaaggggagtggaaatctggaactctctcccccaaaaagctgttgaggctgggggtcaattgaaaatgtcaaaactgtgattgatcgatttttgttgggtgaggggattaagggatatggaaccaaggcgggtaaatggagttaagatacagatcagccatgatctaattgaatggcggaacaggctcgaggggctgaatggcctcctcttgttcctatgttcctatgacaataTTTTAACGGGATTGGGATAGGAAACAAAACTATCATAGACCACCAGGGCAGCAAGGCAAGAGGGCACAGggtcagggtgtgacaggcaaACCTGGGACAGAGGCCAGGagatatttctttacacagagagtgatgcaAAACTAGAACAGAGTCGAACGAGGGCGCAGGACGCTGGGATTATTTATCAAACAGCTGATGGTGTAATGGGGAGATGGTAGGAATGGGGAGATGGTCGGGATGGGGAGATGGTAGGAATGGGGAGATGGTCGGGATGGGGAGATGGTAGGGTTGGGTTGATGGTAGGGAtggggtgatggtggggatggGGAGATGGTAGGGATGGGGAGATGGTAGGAATGGGGAGATGGTAGGGATGGGGTGATGGTAGGGATGGGGAGATGGTAGGGATGGGGAGATGGTAGGGATGGGGTGATGGTAGGGATGGGGAGATGGTAGGGATGGGGAGATGGTAGGGATGGGGAGATGGTAGGGATGGGGAGATGGTAGGGATGGAGAGATGGTAGGAATGGGGAGATGGTAGGGATGGGGAGATGGTAGGGATGGTTAGATGGTAGGGATGGTTAGATGGTAGGGATGGGGTGATGGTAGGGGGATGGGGTGATGGTAGGAATGGGGAGATGGTAGGGATGGGGAGATGGTAGGGATGGGGAGATGGTAGGGATGGGGAGATGGTAGGGATGGTTAGATGGTAGGGATGGGGAGATGGTCGGGATGGGGAGATGGTAGGGATGGGGAGATGGTAGGGATGGGGAGATGGTAGGGATGGGGTGATGGTAGGGATGGGGAGATGGTAGGGATGGGGAGATGGTAGGGATGGGGTGATGGTcgggatggggagatggtggggatgGGGTGATGGTAGGGGGATGGGGTGATGGTAGGGATGGGGAGATGGTAGGGATGGGTTGATGGTAGGGGGATGGGGAGATGGTAGGGATGGGGAGATGGTAGGGATGGGGAGATGGTAGGGATGGTTAGATGGTAGGGATGGGGAGATGGTCGGGATGGGGTGATGGTCGGGATGGGGAGATGGTAGGGATGGGGAGATGGTAGGGATGGGGTGATGGTAGGGATGGGGAGATGGTAGGGATGGGGTGATGGTAGGGGGATGGGGTGATGGTAGGGATGGGGAGATGGTAGGGATGGGGAGATGGTAGGGATGGGGTGATGGTAGGGATGGGGAGATGGTAGGGATGGGGTGATGGTCGGGATGGGGAGATGGTAGGGATGGGGAGATGGTAGGGATGGGGTGATGGTAGGGATGGGGAGATGGTAGGGATGGGGTGATGGTAGGGATGGCGAGATGGTAGGGATGGGGAGATGGTAGGGATGGGTTGATGGTAGGGGGATGGGGAGATGGTAGGGATGGGGAGATGGTAGGGATGGGTTGATGGTAGGGGGATGGGGAGATGGTAGGGATGGGGAGATGGTagggatggggagatggtggggtggggtgatggtAGGGATGGGATGATGGTAGGGATGGGTTGATGGTAGGGGGATGGGGAGATGGTagggatggggagatggtggggtggggtgatggtAGGGATGGGATGATGGTAGGGATGGGTTGATGGTAGGGGGATGGGGAGATGGTAGGGATGGGGAGATGGTAGGGATGGGGAGATGGTAGGGATGGGGAGATGGTAGGGATGGGGAGATGGTAGGGATGGGGTGATGGTAGGGATGGGGTGATGGTagggatggggagatggtggggtggggtgatggtAGGGATGGGATGATGGTAGGGATGGGTTGATGGTAGGGGGATGGGGAGATGGTagggatggggagatggtggggtggggtgatggtggggtggggtgatggtAGGGATGGGATGATGGTAGGGATGGGTTGATGGTAGGGGGATGGGGAGATGGTAGGGATGGGGAGATGGTAGGGATGGGGAGATGGTAGGGATGGGGTGATGGTAGGGATGGGGAGATGGTAGGGATGGGGTGATGGTAGGGATGGGGTGATGGTAGGGATGGGGAGATGGTAGGGATGGGGAGATGGTAGGGATGGGGAGATGGTAGGGATGGGGTGATGGTAGGGATGGGGAGATGGTAGGGATGGGGAGATGGTAGGGATGGGGAGATGGTAGGGATGGGTTGATGGTcgggatggggagatggtgggaatgGGGTGATGGTCaggatggggagatggtggggatgGGGTGATGGTAGGGGGATGGGGTGATGGTAGGGATGGGGTGATGGTAGGGATGGGATGATGGTAGGGATGGGGTGATGGTAGGGATGGGGTGATGGTAGGGATGGGGAGATGGTAGGTATGGGGTGATGGTAGGGATGGGGTGATGGTAGGGATGGGGAGATGGTAGGGAACGGCGAGATGGTAGGGATGGGGTGATGGAGGGTATGGGGAGATGGTAGGGATGGGGTGATGGAGGGTATGGGGAGATGGTAGGGATGGGGTGATGGTAGGGATGGGGTGAGGCCAAATAGGCCAAATGGGTCAAGAGGTCCTTCTTCATCAAAACTGATCCAATGATATCGGCCCTTCACTTTGGTTTTCCAATGGCTGTTTGTTGAATGGTGTTTATTGGCTCTCCTCAGGCACTGGGATGGACCATCCTCCTCCTGTTGATCTTGGCTGCCTTCCTTGCTCGTTCCCTCAAGCCGTGCTCCAAACACGTCACCTTCCTGCAGACCAGGTACTGGAGCAACTACATCGACATTGAACAGAAGATCTTTGATGAGACGTGCTGCGACCACGCAAGAGGATTTGCCCAGCAGTGTGTCATCCAGTTCTTTGACAGCATGCAGAGCGAGTTCAAGACGTACCACCCGGGTCTGGGC comes from the Heptranchias perlo isolate sHepPer1 chromosome 21, sHepPer1.hap1, whole genome shotgun sequence genome and includes:
- the LOC137340370 gene encoding calcium homeostasis modulator protein 3-like — its product is MDRFVTIFRYFQSNSESMMNGICGILALASIRTYSSFHFTCPCLPVYNMVYGIGVMLLPPTILFLCGVIVNKHSLLMLEEWKRPEGGRTKDPLLLRYMFLSVVQRAAIAPLVWVIVTLLDGKCVVCAFSTSLDPGRFVDVNASPGVDLLTVLSKVPCKDLPADLLHHNLTFPKKAVIRYLRSVSQALGWTILLLLILAAFLARSLKPCSKHVTFLQTRYWSNYIDIEQKIFDETCCDHARGFAQQCVIQFFDSMQSEFKTYHPGLGRVAGEEADQLHGITDKEQLNNLLKKWFDTKPPLNISAVSLQRVSGYTSITWDSPSTHRPTVLPSASAKQTAV